One genomic region from Streptomyces sp. NBC_00582 encodes:
- the aceE gene encoding pyruvate dehydrogenase (acetyl-transferring), homodimeric type, with amino-acid sequence MASGSDRNPIIIGGLPSQVPDFDPEETQEWLDSLDAAIDERGRERARYLMLRLIERAREKRVAVPEMRSSDYVNTIPTRAEPFFPGNEEIERRILNATRWNAAVMVSRAQRPGIGVGGHIATFASSASLYDVGFNHFFRGKDEGDGGDQVFFQGHASPGIYARAFLLDRLSEQNLDAFRQEKSKAPYGLSSYPHPRLMPDFWEFPTVSMGLGPIGAIYQARMNRYLHARGIADTSKSRVWAFLGDGEMDEPESLGQLSLAAREGLDNLTFVVNCNLQRLDGPVRGNGKVIQELESVFRGAGWNVIKLIWDRTWDPLLAQDRDGILVNKMNTTPDGQFQTYATESGAYIRDHFFGDDHRLRAMVQGMTDDQILHLGRGGHDHKKIYAAFKAAVEHTGQPTVILAKTIKGWTLGPNFEGRNATHQMKKLTVADLKGFRDRLHLPISDQELESGAPPYYHPGRDSEEIQYMHDRRKSLGGYVPTRVVRSKPLALPDDKTYATVKKGSGQQSIATTMAFVRLLKDLMRDKELGKRFVLIAPDEYRTFGMDSFFPSAKIYNPLGQQYESVDRDLLLAYKESPTGQMLHDGISEAGCTASLIAAGSSYATHGEPLIPVYVFYSMFGFQRTGDQFWQMSDQLARGFVLGATAGRTTLTGEGLQHADGHSQLLASTNPGCVAYDPAYSYEIAHIVQDGLRRMYGSSAEHPHGEDVFYYLTVYNEPIQHPAEPADVDVEGILKGVHRLSRGSAGSVPAQIIASGVAVPWAVEAQKILGEEWNVKADVWSATSWNELRREAVEVERHNLLHPEEEQRVPYVTRKLSGAEGPFVAVSDWMRSVPDQIARWVPGTYQSLGADGFGFADTRGAARRFFHIDAQSIVVAVLTELAREGKLDRSVLKQAIDRYQLLDVSAADPGAAGGDA; translated from the coding sequence GTGGCTTCCGGATCCGATCGCAACCCGATCATCATTGGCGGCCTTCCGAGTCAGGTTCCTGACTTCGATCCCGAGGAAACCCAGGAGTGGCTCGACTCCCTCGACGCCGCGATCGACGAGCGCGGCCGCGAGCGGGCCCGCTATCTCATGCTGCGGCTGATCGAGCGCGCCCGCGAGAAGCGCGTGGCCGTGCCGGAGATGCGCAGCTCGGACTACGTCAACACCATCCCCACCAGGGCCGAGCCGTTCTTCCCGGGCAACGAGGAGATCGAGCGCCGGATCCTCAACGCGACCCGCTGGAACGCGGCCGTGATGGTGTCCAGGGCCCAGCGGCCCGGCATCGGCGTCGGCGGCCACATCGCCACCTTCGCGTCCTCCGCCTCCCTCTACGACGTCGGCTTCAACCACTTCTTCCGCGGCAAGGACGAGGGCGACGGCGGCGACCAGGTCTTCTTCCAGGGGCACGCCTCCCCCGGCATCTACGCGCGCGCGTTCCTGCTGGACCGGCTCAGCGAGCAGAACCTCGACGCGTTCCGCCAGGAGAAGTCGAAGGCGCCGTACGGCCTGTCCTCGTATCCGCACCCGCGGCTGATGCCGGACTTCTGGGAGTTCCCGACCGTGTCGATGGGCCTCGGGCCGATCGGCGCGATCTACCAGGCGCGGATGAACCGCTATCTCCACGCGCGCGGGATCGCCGACACCTCGAAGTCGCGGGTGTGGGCGTTCCTCGGCGACGGCGAGATGGACGAGCCGGAGTCGCTGGGCCAGCTGTCCCTCGCCGCCCGTGAGGGCCTGGACAACCTGACGTTCGTCGTCAACTGCAACCTCCAGCGGCTCGACGGGCCGGTGCGCGGCAACGGCAAGGTCATCCAGGAGCTGGAGTCGGTCTTCCGGGGCGCCGGCTGGAACGTGATCAAGCTGATCTGGGACCGCACCTGGGACCCGCTGCTCGCGCAGGACCGGGACGGCATCCTCGTCAACAAGATGAACACGACCCCGGACGGCCAGTTCCAGACGTACGCCACCGAGTCCGGCGCGTACATCCGCGACCACTTCTTCGGCGACGACCACCGGCTGCGCGCGATGGTCCAGGGCATGACCGACGACCAGATCCTGCACCTCGGGCGCGGCGGCCACGACCACAAGAAGATCTACGCGGCGTTCAAGGCGGCCGTGGAGCACACCGGCCAGCCGACGGTGATCCTCGCCAAGACGATCAAGGGCTGGACGCTGGGCCCGAACTTCGAGGGCCGCAACGCCACGCACCAGATGAAGAAGCTGACGGTGGCCGACCTCAAGGGCTTCCGCGACCGTCTGCACCTGCCGATCTCCGACCAGGAGCTGGAGTCCGGCGCGCCGCCGTACTACCACCCCGGGCGGGACTCGGAGGAGATCCAGTACATGCACGACCGGCGCAAGTCGCTGGGCGGGTACGTCCCGACCCGTGTCGTGCGCTCCAAGCCGCTCGCGCTCCCGGACGACAAGACGTACGCGACCGTGAAGAAGGGCTCCGGCCAGCAGTCGATCGCCACCACCATGGCGTTCGTACGACTGCTGAAGGACCTCATGCGGGACAAGGAGCTCGGCAAGCGGTTCGTGCTGATCGCGCCGGACGAGTACCGCACGTTCGGCATGGACTCGTTCTTCCCGAGCGCGAAGATCTACAACCCGCTGGGCCAGCAGTACGAGTCGGTGGACCGCGATCTGCTGCTCGCGTACAAGGAGTCGCCGACCGGCCAGATGCTGCACGACGGCATCTCGGAGGCGGGCTGCACCGCCTCGCTCATCGCGGCGGGCTCGTCCTACGCCACGCACGGCGAACCGCTGATCCCGGTCTACGTCTTCTACTCGATGTTCGGTTTCCAGCGCACCGGCGACCAGTTCTGGCAGATGTCGGACCAGCTGGCGCGTGGTTTCGTCCTGGGCGCGACCGCTGGCCGGACGACGCTGACCGGTGAGGGGCTCCAGCACGCGGACGGCCACTCGCAGCTCCTCGCGTCGACGAACCCGGGCTGTGTGGCGTACGACCCGGCGTACTCGTACGAGATCGCGCACATCGTGCAGGACGGGCTGCGGAGGATGTACGGCAGCTCGGCGGAGCATCCGCACGGCGAGGACGTCTTCTACTACCTCACCGTCTACAACGAGCCGATCCAGCACCCGGCCGAGCCGGCGGACGTGGACGTCGAGGGCATCCTCAAGGGCGTCCACCGGCTGAGCCGGGGCTCGGCGGGGTCCGTCCCGGCGCAGATCATCGCCTCGGGTGTGGCCGTGCCCTGGGCCGTCGAGGCGCAGAAGATCCTCGGCGAGGAGTGGAACGTCAAGGCGGACGTCTGGTCGGCGACCTCCTGGAACGAGCTGCGGCGCGAGGCCGTCGAGGTCGAGCGGCACAATCTGCTCCACCCGGAGGAGGAGCAGCGGGTGCCGTACGTGACCCGCAAGCTGTCCGGGGCCGAGGGGCCGTTCGTGGCCGTCTCGGACTGGATGCGGTCGGTGCCGGACCAGATCGCCCGGTGGGTGCCGGGGACGTACCAGTCGCT
- a CDS encoding DUF3052 domain-containing protein, which yields MSATADHAEERTSPAVRLGFQPEQVVQEIGYDDDVDQELRESIEETIGGELMDEDYDDVADAVVLWFRDEDGDLTDALVDATTYIEEGGSILLLTPKTGRDGYVEPSDISEAATTAGLSASKSVSVGKDWSGSRLVTPKAAKSKK from the coding sequence GTGAGCGCGACCGCGGACCACGCGGAGGAGCGGACTAGCCCTGCCGTCAGGCTGGGTTTCCAGCCCGAGCAGGTGGTCCAGGAGATCGGCTACGACGACGACGTCGACCAGGAGCTCCGCGAGTCCATCGAAGAAACCATCGGCGGCGAGCTGATGGACGAGGACTACGACGACGTGGCCGACGCCGTGGTGCTGTGGTTCCGCGACGAGGACGGCGACCTGACGGATGCGCTGGTGGACGCCACCACGTACATCGAAGAAGGCGGCTCGATCCTCCTCCTCACGCCGAAGACCGGCCGTGACGGCTATGTGGAGCCGAGCGACATCTCGGAAGCCGCGACGACGGCGGGCCTGTCCGCCTCCAAGAGCGTCAGCGTGGGCAAGGACTGGAGCGGCAGCCGGCTGGTGACGCCCAAGGCCGCCAAGTCCAAGAAGTGA
- a CDS encoding peroxiredoxin, which produces MAIQVGEKAPDFELKDNHGATVKLSDFRGEKNVVLLFYPFAFTGVCTGELCEVRDNLPRFADRDTQVLAVSNDSIHTLRVFAEQEGLEYPLLSDFWPHGEVSRAYGVFAEDKGCAVRGTFVIDKEGVVRWTVVNALPDARDLGEYVKALDTL; this is translated from the coding sequence ATGGCGATCCAGGTCGGCGAAAAGGCCCCCGACTTCGAGCTCAAGGACAATCACGGCGCCACCGTGAAGCTCTCCGACTTCCGTGGCGAGAAGAACGTCGTCCTGCTCTTCTACCCCTTCGCCTTCACCGGTGTGTGCACCGGTGAGCTGTGCGAGGTGCGCGACAACCTGCCCCGGTTCGCCGACCGCGACACCCAGGTGCTCGCCGTCTCCAACGACTCCATCCACACCCTGCGGGTCTTCGCCGAGCAGGAGGGCCTGGAGTACCCGCTGCTCAGCGACTTCTGGCCGCACGGCGAGGTCTCCCGCGCCTACGGCGTCTTCGCCGAGGACAAGGGCTGCGCGGTGCGCGGCACCTTCGTCATCGACAAGGAGGGCGTGGTCCGCTGGACCGTCGTCAACGCGCTGCCGGACGCCCGCGACCTCGGTGAGTACGTCAAGGCGCTCGACACCCTCTGA
- a CDS encoding calcium homeostasis/redox stress adaptation protein, whose translation MGVSLSKGGNVSLTKEAPGLTAVIVGLGWDVRTTTGTDFDLDASALLLNTSGKVASDANFVFFNNLKSPDGSVEHTGDNITGEGEGDDEQIKVNLAAVPADVEKIVFPVSIYDAENRQQSFGQVRNAFIRVVNQAGEAEIARYDLSEDASTETAMVFGELYRHGAEWKFRAIGQGYASGLRGIAQDFGVNV comes from the coding sequence GTGGGAGTCAGCCTCAGCAAGGGCGGCAACGTATCGCTGACCAAGGAGGCCCCCGGCCTGACCGCGGTCATCGTCGGTCTGGGGTGGGACGTCCGCACCACGACCGGCACCGACTTCGACCTGGACGCGAGCGCGCTGCTGCTGAACACCTCCGGCAAGGTCGCCAGCGACGCCAACTTCGTGTTCTTCAACAACCTCAAGAGCCCCGACGGCTCCGTGGAGCACACCGGCGACAACATCACCGGTGAGGGCGAGGGCGACGACGAGCAGATCAAGGTCAATCTCGCGGCGGTGCCGGCCGACGTCGAGAAGATCGTCTTCCCGGTGTCGATCTACGACGCCGAGAACCGCCAGCAGTCCTTCGGCCAGGTCCGCAACGCGTTCATCCGCGTGGTGAACCAGGCCGGCGAGGCGGAGATCGCCCGCTACGACCTGAGCGAGGACGCCTCGACGGAGACCGCCATGGTCTTCGGCGAGCTCTACCGCCACGGCGCGGAGTGGAAGTTCCGCGCCATCGGCCAGGGCTACGCCTCCGGCCTGCGCGGTATCGCGCAGGACTTCGGCGTCAACGTCTGA